The Streptococcus mitis genomic sequence GCTGCATAGACACAACCACAATAACATTGACGGTAGATGTCATACTCTTCACACATCTCTACTGAACGTTTATAGCCTTGATTTTTCTTGAAATCACTTGGAAGATAGTGGGTTGTATAAATTTTTTGCACATCGATTCCGATGCTATTAATAGTTTGAGAATTCTTATGAGGACTGATGGTCAAAGCTGAGCCAAAGTAGTCAAATCCCAAGTCCATAGCCACTTGCGCTGTTTTATCCAGTCTATAGTCAAAGCAAACCTTGCAACGGTCGCCACCTTCTGGCTCCTCCTCTAGTCCCCTAACTAATTTTCGGTATTCATTGGGTTCGTAGGGAGCTTCTAGGTACTGAACCGTATTTCCTGTCCGCTCATTAAAATCACTAACAAATTTCTTGGTGACGTAAGCCCGCTTATGGTATTCTGCCTTGGGATGGATATTAGAATTGGCAAAATAAATGGTCACGTCTGCATACTTGGTCAAATATTCTAGAGTATAGGTACTGCAAGGGGCACAGCAAACATGCATGAGAATGGTTGGCCGTTGCTCATTTTTCTCCCATACTTGTACCATCTTCTGCATGACACGGTCATAATTAATCTTCTGATTGGGATTCATCTTGCTCAGAATTTCTTCTACATCGATCATGTTCTTCTCCTTTTTCTAGTCTTATTTTATCATATAAGTTAGGAGAGCTCAAATCAATTTAGAAGTGAATATCATAAAAAGGAGGAATAGCCATTCCCTCCTTTTGTGTTTTTTATAAGTTGTTTTCTATAGAAAGCTTACATCATCCCACCCATCATACTTGGATCCATTGCTGGAGCTGGGGCTGCTGGTTCTGGTTTATTGGCTACGACTGCTTCCGTAGTCAAAATCAAGCTGGCTACAGATGCTGCATTTTGTAGAGCTGAACGGCTCACTTTAACTGGGTCGATGATTCCCTCTTCAATCATGTTGACCCATTCGCCAGTTGCTGCGTTGAAACCTGTACCAAGCTCGGCATTTTTCAAACGATCGATAACGATAGAGCCTTCAAATCCTGCATTGTGGGCGATTTGACGAACAGGTTCTTCCAAGGCACGGAGAACAATATTGCGGCCTGTTGCTTCGTCTCCTGTCAATTCCAAATCAGCCACGGCTGGGATAACATTTACAAGGGCTGTTCCACCACCTGCAACGATTCCTTCTTCAACAGCTGCACGAGTAGCGTTGAGGGCATCTTCAATGCGGAGTTTCATTTCTTTCAACTCAGTTTCAGTTGCGGCTCCAACCTTAATAACCGCTACACCACCTGACAATTTTGCCAAGCGTTCTTGCAATTTTTCACGATCAAATTCAGAAGTTGTGGTTTCAATTTGAGACTTGATAACTGCAACACGGTGAGAAATCGCTTCAGGATTTCCAGCACCTTCTACGATAACCGTGCTATCTTTGTCCACAGTTACTCTCGCTGCTTGACCAAGAGCTTCAATTGTCGCATCTTTCAACTCAAGACCTAGGTCTTCTGTGATAACTGTTCCGCCTGTCAAGATGGCGATATCTTCAAGCATGGCTTTGCGGCGGTCACCAAAACCAGGTGCCTTGACCGCTACCACGTTGAAGGTTCCACGAATCTTGTTCAAAACAAGAGTTGGAAGAGCTTCACCATCTACATCATCCGCAATAATCAATAGTGGACGATTGCTTTGGAGAATACTTTCTAGGAGTGGCAAGATTTCTTGGATATTAGAAATTTTCTTGTCTGTAATCAAAATGTACGGATTTTCAAGGTCAGCCACCATTTTTTCGCTATCTGTCACCATGTACTGTGAAAGGTAACCGCGGTCAAACTGCATTCCTTCCACAACTTCCAGTTCTGTTTCCATACCACGTGACTCTTCGATAGTGATGACACCATCTTTGCCAACTTTTTCCATGGCTTCAGAGATGTACTCACCGACTTTTTCAGAACGAGAAGACACGGCAGCAACTTGAGCAATGGCTTCTTTATTGGCAACAGGGATGGCGTTGTTTTTCAAGGCTTCTACTGCTGCTGCAACTGCTGTTTCAATCCCACGACGAATGCCGATTGGATTGGCACCCGCTGTGACGTTTTTGATTCCTTCACGGACGATTGCTTGGGTCAAGACAGTTGCAGTTGTCGTTCCGTCACCTGCAATATCATTGGTTTTTGAAGCTACTTCTGATACCAATTTGGCACCCATATTTTCAAAATGATCTTCTAATTCAATTTCTTTGGCAATGGTCACACCATCATTGGTAATCAAAGGTGAGCCAAATGATTTTTCAAGAACGACATTACGACCTTTTGGTCCCAAGGTTACTTTAACAGTGTCTGCAAGGATATCGACACCACGGACCATAGCTGAACGAGCATCTGATGAAAATTTAATTTCTTTTGACATACTTACTTTCTCCTTCTATTTTTCAATGATAGCCAAGATGTTAGCTTCGCCTACGATGATGTACTTTTCATCGCCATCTTTGACATCAAGACCTGCGTGAGCTTCAACCAAGACACGGTCTCCAGCTTTAACACTTGGAGCAACCAAGTCACCGTTCAAGGTACGAACACCTTGTCCAGTAGCCACAACTTGAGCTGTTTTGGTTTTTTCTTGGGCTGAACCTGCGAGGACAAAACCTCCAACAGTTTGTTCTTTTTCTTCTACTTTTAAGACCACACGGTCCCCTAATGGTTTCAACATCTGATTTCCTCCATAATGAGATAGATATCATTAGCACTCTTTACACTTGAGTGCTAATTCATAGTTCTATTGTATCACTTGGTCAGAAATAGTCAAGAAAAAAGTCTGACTTTCTCAAGATAAAAAGCCTGAGACCAACTCAGACTTTTTAATGCTTAAAATGGTAGTTCTTCCTCTTCCAAAACCAAGTCCGCTAAGTCTTGGCCTGCGTTATTTTCACGCATGGCACGTTGAGCACGACTTTCCAAGAGTTGGAATCCTGTCACAAGGACTTCAGTCACATAGTTCATCTGACCATTTTTCTCAAAACGACGAGTACGTAATTCTCCATCCACTGAAATGAGACTTCCTTTGGTTGCGTAGCTTGCCAAGCTTTCTGCTAGTCTACCCCATAAAACCATATTAACAAAATCAGCTTCACGTTCACCATTTTGGTCTTTATAACGACGGTTGACTGCAATAGTCGCTCGCGCTACTGACTTGTCATTGTTGGTTTTGTGCAATTCTGGTGTAGACGTCAAGCGCCCGATTAAGATAACTTTATTATACATATTTTCTTCCTCCTACTTATCTATTCGTAGGAAATCAAAAAAAGTTACAGAAATTTGTAACTTTTCGAGGAAATTTTTTAGTTTTTATGAACCATGAAACCTGTCGCCTGTTGATTGGCCATAATGGTCATATCTGTAATCTGAACACGACGAGGTTGACTGGTCACATAGACTACTGTGTCTGCAATATCCTGAGCTTGCAAGGCTTCGATTCCTTGGTAAACGGTCGCAGCACGCTCTTTGTCACCATGAAAACGTACGGTTGAGAAATCTGTTTCGACAATTCCAGGTTGAATGGTTGTCAACTTGATATCCGTTGCGATGGTATCGATTCGCAATCCATCTGAAAAGGTCTTAACTGCAGCCTTGGTAGCTGAATAGACAGCTGCACCCGCATAGGCATAGATTCCTGCGGTTGAGCCCATATTGATGATATGTCCTTGATTGGCTTTTACCATTGCTGGCAAGAAACAGCGAGTGACTGCCATCAAACCTTTGACATTGGTATCCAACATGGTCAGCATATCCAACTCTTCATAGTTTTGATATGGAGCCAAGCCAAGAGCCAAACCTGCGTTATTGACTAGGATGTCAATCTGACCTATCGTTTCTAGAATATCAGAGCAGACAGTCTTCACCATAGTCATATCCGTGACATCTAGTGTAAAGGTCCAGACGGTTTGATTTGGAAAGACTTCTGCAAACTCCGACTTAAGAGCTTCTAGTCTATCTGTCCGTCGTCCTGTTAGAACGACATTCTCACCCTGCTCCAGATAAGCACGCGCAATTGCTTCACCAATACCTGATGTCGCTCCTGTAATCACAACATTTTTTGCCATCTTATTTCCTTCTAGCTGGTCTATCAGATACTAACAACTTCTTAGGCAGTCCAGTGCTTAGCTGGATCAAATGGAGTTCCGACAACTTGGTCTTCTGATAATTCAATAATACCACGTTTTTGCGGAGCATTTGGCAAATGCAATTCACGAGGGCTACACATCATGCCAAAACTCTTTTCGCCACGAAGCTCACCTGGGAAAATAAGATTGCCTTTGGGCATCATAGCTCCAGGAAGAGCCACAATGGTTTTCAACCCGACACGCGCATTAGGAGCCCCTGCAACAATTTGCACTGTCTTGTCACTTGCGACTGCAACTTGGCAGATGTTGAGGTGGTCACTATCTGGATGGGCTACCATCTCAACAATTTCACCAACAACAAACTTAGGTTCCTTGTCATTGACAATTTCTTCTGCAAAACCTTCCGTTTGTAATTCTTGGTTCAAACGAGCGACTTGCTCATCTGTCAAAAAGACTTGACCGCGCTCTGCAATTTCAAACAAACTTGAAACTTCGAAAATATTCCACGCCACTGTTTCCCCAGTTTCTTTGAGGAAAACACGGGCTACTTTGCCTTTGCGCTCCACATCCAGTTTGGCATCTCCGCTATTTTTCGCGATGACCATAAGGACATCACCGACATGTTCTTTGTTATATGTAAAAATCATTGTTTCCTTTTTCTCCTACTTCAGTCCTGCTAAAAAGTCGTTAATTTGTTGCTTGCTTTTACGGTCGCGATTGACAAAACGACCGATTTCCTTGTCTTTTTCTAGAACAACAAGGCTAGGAATTCCGTAAACATCCCAGAGTTTGGCTAGATCCATATACTGATCTCGATCCACTCGAATAAAGGTAAACTCTGGATTACTCTCCTCAATTTCTGGTAAGGCAGGATAGATATAACGGCAATCGCCACACCAGTCTGCCACAAAAAGGAAGACTTTCTTGCCATCTTTTTCTACTAAAGATGCTAATTCTTCTAAACTTGCTGGTTGTATCATAAGACTTCCTCCTCATAGACCAGGTCTTCATTTTCATAGACAAAGGTATAATGACGGCCATCCTCAAAAATGACGCCACCAACCAAGCTCTCCAGACTGCTTTCATAAACTTGAACATAGAGGGTCGCAATTTCTCCCATGTCTGAAAAATGGTCTCGCACAATCGCTGTCAACTCTTCCTGAGTCTTCATGAGCTTGCGGTCATCTGCAACTTTTTTCGTAGCAAGGGCAAGGCTTCCAATACCAAGCAGAGCCAAGCCTGCCATCCACATTTTTTTAGCTTTCATACCATTCATTTTAACACAAAAAAGGCTTCAGGACAAATGAGGAAGCAGCAGAAAAGCAAGTAAA encodes the following:
- a CDS encoding SDR family NAD(P)-dependent oxidoreductase, with product MAKNVVITGATSGIGEAIARAYLEQGENVVLTGRRTDRLEALKSEFAEVFPNQTVWTFTLDVTDMTMVKTVCSDILETIGQIDILVNNAGLALGLAPYQNYEELDMLTMLDTNVKGLMAVTRCFLPAMVKANQGHIINMGSTAGIYAYAGAAVYSATKAAVKTFSDGLRIDTIATDIKLTTIQPGIVETDFSTVRFHGDKERAATVYQGIEALQAQDIADTVVYVTSQPRRVQITDMTIMANQQATGFMVHKN
- a CDS encoding DUF4651 domain-containing protein yields the protein MNGMKAKKMWMAGLALLGIGSLALATKKVADDRKLMKTQEELTAIVRDHFSDMGEIATLYVQVYESSLESLVGGVIFEDGRHYTFVYENEDLVYEEEVL
- the ytpR gene encoding YtpR family tRNA-binding protein, with product MIFTYNKEHVGDVLMVIAKNSGDAKLDVERKGKVARVFLKETGETVAWNIFEVSSLFEIAERGQVFLTDEQVARLNQELQTEGFAEEIVNDKEPKFVVGEIVEMVAHPDSDHLNICQVAVASDKTVQIVAGAPNARVGLKTIVALPGAMMPKGNLIFPGELRGEKSFGMMCSPRELHLPNAPQKRGIIELSEDQVVGTPFDPAKHWTA
- a CDS encoding thioredoxin family protein, with protein sequence MIQPASLEELASLVEKDGKKVFLFVADWCGDCRYIYPALPEIEESNPEFTFIRVDRDQYMDLAKLWDVYGIPSLVVLEKDKEIGRFVNRDRKSKQQINDFLAGLK
- the groL gene encoding chaperonin GroEL (60 kDa chaperone family; promotes refolding of misfolded polypeptides especially under stressful conditions; forms two stacked rings of heptamers to form a barrel-shaped 14mer; ends can be capped by GroES; misfolded proteins enter the barrel where they are refolded when GroES binds), with translation MSKEIKFSSDARSAMVRGVDILADTVKVTLGPKGRNVVLEKSFGSPLITNDGVTIAKEIELEDHFENMGAKLVSEVASKTNDIAGDGTTTATVLTQAIVREGIKNVTAGANPIGIRRGIETAVAAAVEALKNNAIPVANKEAIAQVAAVSSRSEKVGEYISEAMEKVGKDGVITIEESRGMETELEVVEGMQFDRGYLSQYMVTDSEKMVADLENPYILITDKKISNIQEILPLLESILQSNRPLLIIADDVDGEALPTLVLNKIRGTFNVVAVKAPGFGDRRKAMLEDIAILTGGTVITEDLGLELKDATIEALGQAARVTVDKDSTVIVEGAGNPEAISHRVAVIKSQIETTTSEFDREKLQERLAKLSGGVAVIKVGAATETELKEMKLRIEDALNATRAAVEEGIVAGGGTALVNVIPAVADLELTGDEATGRNIVLRALEEPVRQIAHNAGFEGSIVIDRLKNAELGTGFNAATGEWVNMIEEGIIDPVKVSRSALQNAASVASLILTTEAVVANKPEPAAPAPAMDPSMMGGMM
- the groES gene encoding co-chaperone GroES — its product is MLKPLGDRVVLKVEEKEQTVGGFVLAGSAQEKTKTAQVVATGQGVRTLNGDLVAPSVKAGDRVLVEAHAGLDVKDGDEKYIIVGEANILAIIEK
- a CDS encoding epoxyqueuosine reductase QueH; this encodes MIDVEEILSKMNPNQKINYDRVMQKMVQVWEKNEQRPTILMHVCCAPCSTYTLEYLTKYADVTIYFANSNIHPKAEYHKRAYVTKKFVSDFNERTGNTVQYLEAPYEPNEYRKLVRGLEEEPEGGDRCKVCFDYRLDKTAQVAMDLGFDYFGSALTISPHKNSQTINSIGIDVQKIYTTHYLPSDFKKNQGYKRSVEMCEEYDIYRQCYCGCVYAAQAQNIDLVQVKKDATAFLLDKDVEKDYSHIKFTVTKLDI
- a CDS encoding single-stranded DNA-binding protein encodes the protein MYNKVILIGRLTSTPELHKTNNDKSVARATIAVNRRYKDQNGEREADFVNMVLWGRLAESLASYATKGSLISVDGELRTRRFEKNGQMNYVTEVLVTGFQLLESRAQRAMRENNAGQDLADLVLEEEELPF